In the genome of Raphanus sativus cultivar WK10039 chromosome 4, ASM80110v3, whole genome shotgun sequence, one region contains:
- the LOC108849619 gene encoding chloride channel protein CLC-b — protein MEEDLNQIVNSCNYNGEEEQGDPESNTLNQPLVKANRTLSSTPLALVGTKVSHIESLDYEINENDLFKHDWRKRSKTQVLQYIFLKWTFACLIGLFTGLIATLINLAVENIAGYKLLAVGHFLAQERYVTGLMIFAGGNLGLTLVASVLCVCFAPTAAGPGIPEIKAYLNGIDTPNMFGATTMIVKIIGSIGAVAAGLDLGKEGPLVHIGTCIASLLGQGGPDNHRLKWRWLRYFNNDRDRRDLITCGSAAGVCAAFRSPVGGVLFALEEVATWWRSALLWRTFFSTAVVVVVLREFIEICNSGKCGLFGRGGLIMFDVSHVTYTYHVTDIIPVTLIGVIGGVLGSLYNHFLHKVLRLYNLINQKGKIHKVLLALTVSLFTSVCLYGLPFLAKCTPCDPSIEERCPTNGRSGNFKQFHCPKGYYSDLATLLLTTNDDAVRNIFSSNTPNEFSMGSLWIFFVLYCILGLFTFGIATPSGLFLPIILMGSAYGRMLGGMMGSYTSIDQGLYAVLGAASLMAGSMRMTVSLCVIFLELTNNLLLLPITMIVLLIAKTVGDSFNPSIYDIILHLKGLPFLEANPEPWMRNLSVGELGDAKPPVVTLQGVEKVAKIVDVLKNTTHNAFPVLDEGEVPPQVGLGTGAIELHGLILRAHLVKVLKKRWFLTEKRRTEEWEVREKFPWDELAEREDNFDDVAITSSEMQMYVDLHPLTNTTPYTVMENMSVAKALVLFRQVGLRHLLIVPRIQAIGRSPVIGILTRQDLRAYNILQAFPHLEKSKGRKAH, from the exons ATGGAAGAAGATTTGAACCAGATTGTTAATAGTTGCAATTAcaatggagaagaagagcaaggaGATCCAGAGAGCAACACGCTGAACCAGCCTCTGGTTAAGGCTAACCGAACATTATCTTCAACTCCACTTGCTTTGGTCGGTACAAAGGTTTCTCACATCGAGAGCTTGGACTATGA AATAAACGAGAACGATTTGTTTAAGCATGATTGGAGAAAAAGATCAAAGACACAAGTGCTTCAATATATATTCTTGAAATGGACATTCGCTTGTCTTATCGGTCTATTCACTGGTCTTATCGCCACTCTTATCAACTTAGCCGTTGAAAACATCGCTGGCTACAAGCTTTTAGCAGTTGGCCACTTCCTCGCCCAAGAAAG ATATGTAACAGGTTTGATGATATTTGCTGGGGGGAATCTAGGGCTGACGTTGGTTGCGTCTGTGCTTTGTGTATGCTTTGCTCCCACGGCTGCTGGGCCTGGCATTCCTGAGATCAAAGCTTATCTTAATGGCATCGACACTCCCAACATGTTTGGTGCTACCACTATGATCGTTAAG ATCATTGGAAGCATTGGAGCGGTTGCAGCTGGACTTGATCTAGGTAAAGAAGGTCCTCTAGTTCACATTGGAACCTGCATAGCTTCATTGCTTGGACAAGGCGGACCAGACAACCACCGGTTAAAGTGGAGGTGGCTTCGTTACTTCAACAACGACAGAGACCGAAGGGATTTAATAACGTGTGGCTCAGCAGCTGGAGTGTGTGCAGCCTTCAGGTCACCTGTTGGAGGTGTGCTTTTCGCCCTTGAAGAAGTCGCCACTTGGTGGAGAAGCGCCTTGTTGTGGCGGACTTTCTTCAGCACAGCGGTTGTTGTGGTCGTTCTAAGGGAGTTCATAGAGATATGCAACTCAGGCAAGTGTGGACTGTTTGGAAGGGGAGGGCTTATCATGTTTGATGTCAGTCATGTAACTTATACTTACCATGTGACTGATATAATCCCTGTCACGTTGATTGGTGTCATTGGTGGAGTTCTTGGGAGCCTCTACAATCACTTTCTCCATAAAGTTCTCAGGCTTTACAATCTCATCAACca GAAGGGTAAGATCCATAAGGTGCTTCTCGCTCTTACTGTATCTCTCTTCACATCGGTTTGCCTCTACGGTCTTCCTTTCTTGGCCAAATGCACGCCTTGTGACCCCTCAATAGAAGAGAGGTGCCCAACGAATGGTAGATCAGGAAACTTCAAACAGTTCCATTGCCCAAAAGGCTACTACAGTGATCTAGCTACTCTGCTTCTCACCACCAACGATGATGCTGTCAGAAACATTTTCTCTTCCAACACTCCCAATGAGTTTAGCATGGGCTCCCTTTGGATATTCTTTGTGCTCTACTGCATCTTGGGGCTGTTCACGTTTGGTATTGCGACACCATCCGGTCTCTTCCTCCCTATCATCCTCATGGGTTCTGCGTATGGCAGAATGCTTGGTGGGATGATGGGATCTTACACTAGCATTGACCAAGGGCTTTACGCTGTCCTTGGTGCAGCTTCACTCATGGCTGGTTCCATGAGAATGACTGTGTCACTCTGTGTTATATTCCTTGAACTCACCAACAACCTTCTTTTGCTTCCCATTACAATGATTGTGCTTCTGATTGCCAAAACTGTGGGAGACAGCTTTAACCCGAGTATCTATGATATCATACTGCATCTTAAGGGCTTACCTTTCTTAGAAGCAAACCCGGAGCCGTGGATGAGGAACCTCTCCGTTGGTGAGCTTGGTGATGCTAAGCCTCCGGTTGTAACCCTGCAAGGTGTAGAAAAGGTTGCTAAGATAGTTGATGTGCTAAAGAACACTACGCACAATGCATTCCCTGTTTTAGATGAAGGAGAAGTACCTCCTCAAGTGGGTCTAGGAACTGGGGCTATAGAGCTCCACGGGTTGATCCTGAGAGCTCACCTAGTTAAAGTGCTGAAAAAGAGATGGTTCTTGacagagaaaagaagaacagAGGAGTGGGAGGTCAGGGAGAAGTTTCCATGGGATGAATTGGCTGAGAGAGAAGACAACTTTGACGATGTGGCTATCACAAGCTCTGAAATGCAAATGTATGTCGATCTTCATCCTCTCACCAACACAACTCCTTACACAGTCATGGAGAACATGTCTGTGGCCAAGGCTTTGGTGCTGTTCCGGCAAGTGGGACTTCGACATTTGCTTATTGTTCCGAGGATTCAAGCCATAGGA AGGTCTCCTGTCATTGGGATCTTAACCAGGCAGGACCTAAGGGCATACAACATTCTACAAGCTTTTCCTCACTTGGAAAAATCCAAAGGTAGAAAAGCACACTGA
- the LOC108848624 gene encoding F-box/kelch-repeat protein At3g27150 yields the protein MSKAYMVAEERDFYQEMLMLGQDHTGRIRASSSRSRPRKVRIREYKIPDLNADPCLDMDEEEETGVVVVGLKPQDADYYSLNVPQLPYELEVEILARLPRFEYWKLKFLSTRFSRLLKEGKIFKVRRDRGLVEPSVFMRSNGDKSWTMFDKDFENYQEVPELPSDVCFSLGDKESLCAGTHLIVTGREEKSVALWRYELETSKWFKGPAMITPRILFASATRGTVAFVAGGLKVYGDASKEVVSGAEKYDSVTKTWTSLRGMHKRRQFCSGCYLRGKFYVLGGKDENDKNLTCGERYDEGTDSWELIPDVLRDASFSSIQSPPLIAVVNDNLYSLETSANELRVYDTNANVWKKLGDVPVRAKSSGGWGVAFKSLGDKLLVMGESVGPSRTETMSVYTCRPSANPEEKLVWEESKRCCDVRLSHFILNCCVMIA from the coding sequence ATGTCAAAGGCGTACATGGTAGCAGAAGAGCGGGACTTTTACCAAGAGATGTTGATGTTAGGACAAGACCACACCGGTCGTATCCGAGCAAGCTCGAGCAGGTCTAGGCCAAGGAAGGTTCGGATTCGTGAATACAAGATTCCGGATCTAAACGCAGATCCTTGTTTGGAtatggatgaagaagaagaaacaggaGTGGTGGTAGTAGGATTAAAACCCCAGGATGCAGATTATTATTCACTAAACGTTCCTCAGCTTCCTTACGAGCTAGAGGTCGAGATACTCGCACGCCTCCCGCGTTTCGAGTATTGGAAACTTAAGTTCCTAAGCACACGTTTCTCGCGTTTGCTAAAGGAAGGTAAGATATTCAAGGTGCGGCGAGACCGCGGTCTGGTCGAACCGTCTGTCTTTATGCGGTCAAACGGCGACAAGAGCTGGACCATGTTCGATAAGGACTTCGAGAATTACCAGGAGGTTCCGGAGCTTCCTTCCGACGTGTGCTTCTCCCTTGGAGATAAAGAATCGCTTTGCGCTGGAACGCATTTGATCGTCACCGGGAGAGAGGAGAAGAGCGTTGCTCTGTGGAGGTACGAGCTGGAGACTAGCAAGTGGTTCAAGGGTCCTGCGATGATCACGCCTCGGATCTTGTTCGCTTCCGCTACGCGTGGGACCGTTGCGTTCGTGGCTGGAGGGTTGAAAGTGTATGGAGACGCGTCTAAGGAGGTCGTGAGCGGAGCCGAGAAGTACGACTCGGTGACGAAAACGTGGACGAGTCTCCGTGGAATGCACAAGAGGCGGCAGTTCTGCTCGGGATGTTACTTGCGCGGCAAGTTTTACGTCCTCGGTGGTAAGGATGAGAACGATAAGAACTTGACTTGCGGAGAACGTTACGATGAGGGAACAGACAGTTGGGAACTAATACCTGACGTTCTTAGAGACGCGTCTTTCTCGTCTATTCAGTCTCCACCGCTCATTGCCGTGGTGAATGACAATCTTTACTCTCTGGAAACATCTGCGAACGAGCTCCGCGTTTACGATACAAACGCAAACGTTTGGAAGAAGCTTGGGGACGTGCCTGTGAGAGCTAAGTCTAGTGGAGGATGGGGAGTTGCGTTTAAGTCGCTCGGGGACAAGCTGCTTGTGATGGGAGAATCGGTGGGACCGTCCCGGACAGAGACCATGTCGGTTTACACGTGTCGCCCGTCCGCTAATCCTGAGGAGAAGCTGGTTTGGGAGGAGTCTAAGCGCTGCTGTGATGTTCGGCTCAGCCATTTTATCTTGAATTGTTGTGTGATGATTGCTTAA